A DNA window from bacterium contains the following coding sequences:
- a CDS encoding single-stranded DNA-binding protein, which translates to MSELRMPDVNTVLIAGNLIKDPTIRHTSAGTPVSNFIIASNRKFRDNTGQWKEDV; encoded by the coding sequence ATGTCCGAATTGCGTATGCCAGACGTTAATACGGTATTGATTGCTGGGAATCTGATTAAAGACCCGACAATCCGCCATACTTCCGCTGGAACTCCGGTATCGAATTTTATAATTGCTTCGAACCGGAAATTCCGCGACAACACCGGCCAATGGAAAGAAGATGTC
- the rpsF gene encoding 30S ribosomal protein S6: protein MKRKYELMFTIDAVLDDPQIEEIANKIRSSMEARGAEILDWNRWGKRRFAYEIKGRTHGVYYVILMMLPADQVREVELMLKLTEPVLRHLLLNITPRMEKLMIKQNRLKAKLSQEVSERAVKSEAASIELAGDERPQSVEEAIEAVDKISADQA from the coding sequence ATGAAACGAAAATACGAATTAATGTTCACGATCGACGCGGTACTTGACGACCCGCAGATCGAGGAAATCGCGAATAAAATCCGCTCGTCGATGGAGGCGAGAGGCGCGGAAATCCTCGACTGGAATCGTTGGGGCAAGCGTCGGTTCGCCTACGAAATCAAAGGGCGAACCCATGGGGTCTACTATGTCATTTTGATGATGCTCCCTGCCGATCAGGTGCGCGAAGTTGAATTGATGTTGAAGTTAACCGAACCGGTGCTCCGCCATTTACTCCTCAACATTACTCCCCGGATGGAGAAGTTGATGATTAAGCAGAACCGATTGAAGGCGAAGCTCTCGCAAGAAGTATCGGAGCGAGCGGTGAAGTCGGAAGCGGCATCAATCGAACTCGCGGGCGATGAGCGTCCGCAGAGTGTGGAAGAGGCAATTGAAGCGGTAGATAAAATATCTGCCGATCAAGCGTAA
- the pth gene encoding aminoacyl-tRNA hydrolase, producing MPTAIVVGLGNPGDRYARTWHNAGYWILERFAERQNWQFRAGKGEYYYSRGLFSDDTVVLVKPTTFMNASGFAVVDAIRFFDSDPKDLFVIFDDHDLPFGALRLRGKGSDGGHKGMRSIIELLGSMDFPRLRFGIRPPDGRSGNLAGKVLSEVPKKQQEEILLQIDRATDAVECYLKEGLLATMNKYNRTPAPEL from the coding sequence TTGCCGACTGCGATTGTGGTCGGATTGGGTAATCCCGGCGACCGCTATGCGCGGACGTGGCACAATGCCGGCTACTGGATTCTTGAGCGGTTCGCAGAGCGGCAAAACTGGCAATTTCGAGCGGGAAAAGGCGAGTACTACTACTCTCGCGGACTCTTTAGTGATGACACTGTGGTTTTGGTGAAACCGACCACTTTCATGAATGCTTCGGGTTTTGCCGTGGTCGATGCGATCCGGTTTTTCGATAGCGACCCGAAAGATCTCTTTGTCATCTTTGATGACCACGATCTTCCGTTTGGAGCTCTTCGTTTACGCGGTAAAGGTTCTGATGGCGGTCATAAAGGGATGCGGTCGATTATTGAATTACTCGGGAGTATGGATTTTCCCCGGTTGCGGTTTGGTATACGCCCTCCCGACGGTCGCAGCGGAAATTTAGCTGGCAAAGTCCTTTCCGAAGTGCCGAAAAAACAGCAAGAGGAAATCCTTTTACAGATCGACCGAGCGACTGATGCTGTCGAATGTTATTTGAAAGAGGGGTTGTTGGCAACGATGAATAAGTACAATCGAACGCCCGCTCCCGAATTGTAA
- a CDS encoding 50S ribosomal protein L25, with protein MAVMELAVVSRITKGKGGARQVRFTGKVPGIVYIKGKDGIPFAVDANKLRLTLIKQPTMLQLTGEGLQGMMCVVREIQRHPLTGAIEHIDLQSVSAEQRIRMTFNIYLKGTPIGIKEGGILDQIEHRNALDLKPADAPDRIEIDVTELHMNESMHIRDIKLPVGVKLLSDPDTTILTIQPPKMTGDEKPSTEPAAAPEVITARKKDEAK; from the coding sequence ATGGCGGTGATGGAATTAGCGGTTGTTAGCCGTATTACAAAAGGAAAAGGCGGAGCCCGGCAAGTTCGCTTTACTGGAAAAGTGCCGGGTATCGTGTACATCAAAGGCAAGGATGGTATTCCTTTTGCCGTTGATGCAAACAAATTGCGGCTTACGCTGATCAAGCAGCCAACCATGTTGCAACTGACAGGGGAAGGTTTGCAGGGGATGATGTGTGTCGTTCGTGAAATCCAACGGCACCCGTTGACCGGTGCGATAGAACACATCGATTTGCAGTCGGTATCCGCTGAGCAACGTATCCGAATGACCTTTAACATTTACTTAAAGGGCACTCCGATTGGAATCAAGGAAGGCGGTATTCTTGATCAGATCGAACACCGTAACGCGTTAGACCTTAAGCCCGCCGATGCACCGGATCGTATTGAAATCGATGTAACAGAATTGCACATGAACGAATCGATGCACATCCGAGACATCAAGTTACCCGTCGGTGTGAAACTCTTGAGCGATCCCGATACCACGATTCTCACTATTCAACCGCCGAAGATGACCGGTGACGAGAAACCATCGACCGAGCCGGCGGCTGCACCGGAAGTGATTACCGCACGTAAGAAGGACGAGGCGAAGTAA